The genomic stretch AAAAAATGAGTTTGGCTATGTAATAAAATTACTTGGCACCGCACAAATGCATAACGGCGGGGCATCTCTGTCGGTTGAGCCGAGGCTTGTGTCAAAATCGCACCCATTTGCAAATGTAGAAAAAGAGTACAATGCTATACTTTTTACGGGTGATGCCGTTGGCGATGTTATGTTTTACGGTAAAGGCGCAGGGCAGATGGCGGCGGCAAGCGCTGTTGTTTCCGACATCATTTTTCTGTCACGCGAAGTGGCCAATGAAACAGCCGGTAAAATACCTTACGCCACATATAATTCAAAAAATAAAATTAAACTTTTGCCTAAAGGCCACGATGAAGGTAGTTATTATCTTCGCTTTACCTGCGTTGATAAAACCGGTGTGTTATCTAGCATTTCAGGTGTGCTTGGCAAATGCGGCGTTTCAATAGCCGAAGTTTATCAGAAGGAACCTCTTGGTTCAAGAGGTAAAAAAGGCGTTAGCGTAATTATTATTACGCATAAAGCAAAAGAAGGCAGCATAGAAAAAGCAGTTAATAAAATTGATACCTTAGGCGTTATAAAAGCAAAAACAGTAAAACTTAGAATAGAAGAATAATTTTAAATGCCCATAAAATATGTGGGCATTTTTTTATATAAACAGTAAACCTAATAGGAAATATAATGGTTGACATTAAAAAGCTTTACCTGAAAACACTTAAACTAAAACCCCTCACAAAAACTGAAGCTGTTGGGCTTTTAAGCTCAAATTTTTACGACCTGCTTTATTACGCAAATAAACTTCGGCAAAATTTTAAGGGTGATAAAATAAAGTTGTGCAGTATTATCAACGCAAAATCTGGCAAGTGTAACGAAAACTGCCGTTTCTGTGCTCAATCCGCTCATTATAAAACTTCATGTGATACTTACCCCCTCGTTAGCGCAAGTGAGCTAAAAGCCGCATTTTCAAAGTCACAAAAAAACGGCACAAAGTGTTTTGGAATTGTAACAAGCGGTAAAGGTCCAACGGAAAATGAAGTAGAAGAACTTTGCAAGTCAATTCAACACGGACTTTGCGATAGGTTTGAGAACAGAGGCGAAAGAGACGGAGGCAGTTTTGACGCAAAAACTGCAGCTAATGGTAATTCCATTGGCAAGGATTTTGCGGATAAAAATGTCCCGTATCTTTTGACGAATTCCAAATCCTATTGCAAAATCCGGGTTCAAAAAACCGGCACAAGAAAAATTGACTTAAGCTGTTCCCTTGGCATTATGGGTATAGATTCTTTAAGAAAACTTAAGAACTGCGGCGTAACAACAATTCACCACAATTTAGAAACGGCAAAAAGTTATTTCAACAAAATCTGTACAACGCACACCTATGCGCAACGCGTTAATACAATTAAATACGCAAAGTCGCTTGGGTTAAAAGTATGCAGTGGCGGAATAATAGGAATTGGCGAAAAACCAAACCAAAGAATTGAGCTTGCCCTGCAACTGCGAGAGCTAAATGTTGACTCTATTCCAATAAACATTTTAAACCCAGTAGCGGGCACTCCTCTGGAAAATAATAAAAAAATCTCACCTCACGATTCACTTAGAACCATTGCAATTTTTAGGTTTATTATGCCCGATAAAGACATCAGCTTGTGTGGCGGCAGAGAGGCAAATTTGCAAGATTTGCAATCGTGGATATTTTATGCCGGTGTAAATGGAACAATGAGCGGCGGATACCTTACAACTACAGGCAGAAGTGTTGAGCAAGATATAAAAATGATTAAAGACCTTGGGTTAACAATTTAATGCCGACAAAGAAAACAGTTCTAATTACAGGCGGCTCTGGTTATATTGGCTCAAACCTTGCTGCTATT from Endomicrobiales bacterium encodes the following:
- the bioB gene encoding biotin synthase BioB, giving the protein MVDIKKLYLKTLKLKPLTKTEAVGLLSSNFYDLLYYANKLRQNFKGDKIKLCSIINAKSGKCNENCRFCAQSAHYKTSCDTYPLVSASELKAAFSKSQKNGTKCFGIVTSGKGPTENEVEELCKSIQHGLCDRFENRGERDGGSFDAKTAANGNSIGKDFADKNVPYLLTNSKSYCKIRVQKTGTRKIDLSCSLGIMGIDSLRKLKNCGVTTIHHNLETAKSYFNKICTTHTYAQRVNTIKYAKSLGLKVCSGGIIGIGEKPNQRIELALQLRELNVDSIPINILNPVAGTPLENNKKISPHDSLRTIAIFRFIMPDKDISLCGGREANLQDLQSWIFYAGVNGTMSGGYLTTTGRSVEQDIKMIKDLGLTI